The Actinopolyspora erythraea genome has a segment encoding these proteins:
- a CDS encoding DUF2157 domain-containing protein: MSATTNRRQRAALYRLVGEGVLTAEQAEAALAALRRSEPRRGVPAGAPRETAGYVGGALVLAGGGLLAELTYETLARSTRAGILLGVTLLFAVTARYLLGRWYERRERTNVPGARRRLAALLFALGALTGGSAVWVAVAEHASLSATVTGLVLALLGYLAVPAPAGLLATAVAAVATVHSFTDFWFRESLPGGPSAPEFAHSELTGVLLLVVGTLWCVLALRRALAAPTFALSLGVVVVLLGSVWVSSLGRTWWGHALALVVAGLLLAGFVSRRELVLLVGGVVGLVMVVRDTVPDLLGEVGVSVLVLLVGALVLLFGAFAVRRPGETSSAPSDTGSPEGTGRDGTNSGATG, from the coding sequence GTGTCCGCGACGACGAACCGGAGGCAGCGTGCCGCGTTGTACCGGCTGGTGGGTGAAGGGGTGCTCACCGCCGAGCAGGCGGAGGCCGCCCTCGCCGCGCTCCGGCGGAGCGAACCCCGACGCGGTGTCCCGGCCGGAGCGCCGCGCGAAACAGCGGGCTACGTCGGAGGCGCGCTGGTACTCGCGGGTGGTGGCCTGTTGGCCGAGCTGACCTACGAGACGCTGGCCCGGTCCACCCGTGCCGGAATCCTGCTCGGGGTCACTCTGCTGTTCGCCGTCACCGCTCGCTACCTGCTCGGCCGCTGGTACGAGCGGCGCGAGCGGACGAACGTGCCGGGCGCCCGTCGCCGGCTGGCAGCTCTGCTGTTCGCGCTGGGCGCGCTCACCGGCGGTTCGGCCGTCTGGGTGGCCGTGGCCGAGCACGCATCGCTGTCCGCGACGGTGACCGGGCTGGTGCTGGCCCTGCTCGGCTACCTGGCAGTGCCCGCGCCGGCCGGGCTGTTGGCCACAGCGGTGGCCGCGGTGGCAACGGTGCACTCGTTCACCGACTTCTGGTTCCGCGAATCGCTTCCGGGTGGCCCGTCCGCACCGGAGTTCGCGCACAGCGAGCTGACCGGCGTCCTGTTGCTCGTGGTCGGCACGCTCTGGTGCGTGCTGGCGCTGCGCCGAGCGCTGGCCGCACCGACCTTCGCCCTGTCCCTCGGCGTGGTCGTCGTGCTCCTCGGCTCCGTCTGGGTGTCCTCGCTCGGGCGGACGTGGTGGGGGCACGCGCTGGCCCTCGTGGTGGCTGGGCTGCTGCTGGCCGGATTCGTGTCGCGCCGTGAGCTGGTACTGCTCGTCGGCGGGGTGGTGGGGCTGGTCATGGTCGTGCGCGACACGGTGCCGGACCTGCTGGGAGAGGTCGGCGTCTCGGTGCTCGTACTGCTGGTCGGGGCGCTGGTCCTGCTGTTCGGCGCCTTCGCCGTGCGGCGTCCCGGGGAAACCTCGTCCGCTCCCTCGGACACCGGTTCCCCGGAGGGCACCGGCCGTGACGGGACGAACTCCGGGGCCACCGGGTGA
- the tkt gene encoding transketolase, with protein MTTKRVPEDWTELDQRAVDTIRVLAADAVEKCGNGHPGTAMSLAPAVYALFQRVLRHDPNDASWIGRDRFVLSAGHSSLTLYLQLYLCGYGMELEDIKNLRTWDSATPGHPEYGHTTGVETTTGPLGQGLANGVGMAMAARRERGLFDPDAEPGESVFDHQIYVLASDGDIEEGVTSEASSLAGTQRLGNLTVIYDANEISIEDDTHIALSEDTAKRYEAYGWHVVTVDGGEDVRGFLDAVEAARAETDRPSLIVLRTVIGYPAPNKMNSGKAHGAALGAEEVAEVKKALGFDPERSFEVADEVLAHARTVAERGQAAHQKWQIAFDSWAAENPQRKALLDRISARELPADWADVLPSWEPDPKGVATRKASAEVLAAVKDVLPELWGGSADLAESNNTTMKGADSFGPESISTGMFQAQPYGRTLHFGVREHAMGSLLNGIALHGGTRPYGGTFLIFSDYMRPAVRLAALMRVPTIYVWTHDSIGLGEDGPTHQPVEHLASLRGIPGLAMVRPADANETAAAWKAVLERPEGPAGLALTRQGVPTLEGTDHAGVARGGYVLTEASSGTPELVLIATGSEVQLAVAARKVLEDEGVATRVVSMPCVEWFDAQDENYRERVLPSSVRARVAVEAGIAQPWYRFTGDSGEIVSLEHFGASADYKTLFEKFGITTEAVVAAARRSLSSARSK; from the coding sequence TTGACCACCAAACGAGTTCCCGAGGACTGGACCGAGCTGGACCAACGCGCCGTGGACACGATCCGCGTACTGGCCGCCGACGCGGTCGAGAAGTGCGGCAACGGTCACCCCGGCACCGCGATGAGCCTGGCCCCTGCCGTGTACGCGCTGTTCCAGCGGGTGCTGCGGCACGATCCCAACGATGCGAGCTGGATCGGCAGGGACCGCTTCGTGCTCTCAGCCGGGCACTCGAGCCTGACGCTTTACCTGCAGCTCTACCTGTGCGGATACGGGATGGAGCTGGAGGACATCAAGAACCTCCGCACCTGGGACTCGGCCACACCCGGCCACCCGGAGTACGGCCACACCACGGGTGTGGAGACCACGACCGGCCCGCTCGGCCAGGGGCTGGCCAACGGGGTCGGCATGGCCATGGCCGCGCGACGCGAACGCGGCCTGTTCGACCCGGACGCCGAGCCGGGCGAGAGCGTCTTCGACCACCAGATCTACGTGCTGGCCTCCGACGGTGACATCGAGGAAGGCGTCACCTCCGAGGCGTCCTCGCTGGCCGGGACCCAGCGGCTGGGCAACCTCACGGTGATCTACGACGCCAACGAGATCTCCATCGAGGACGACACCCACATCGCCCTGTCGGAGGACACCGCCAAGCGTTACGAGGCCTACGGCTGGCACGTGGTCACCGTCGACGGCGGCGAGGACGTGCGGGGCTTCCTGGACGCGGTGGAGGCCGCGCGCGCCGAGACGGACCGTCCGAGCCTGATCGTGCTGCGCACGGTGATCGGCTATCCGGCGCCGAACAAGATGAACAGCGGCAAGGCGCACGGTGCGGCCCTGGGGGCCGAGGAGGTCGCCGAGGTCAAGAAGGCGCTGGGCTTCGACCCCGAGAGGTCCTTCGAGGTCGCCGACGAGGTCCTCGCCCACGCCCGCACGGTCGCCGAGCGCGGCCAGGCCGCGCACCAGAAGTGGCAGATCGCCTTCGACTCGTGGGCAGCGGAGAATCCGCAGCGCAAGGCGCTACTGGACCGGATCAGTGCCCGCGAGCTGCCCGCTGACTGGGCTGACGTGCTGCCCAGCTGGGAACCGGACCCCAAGGGCGTGGCCACCCGAAAGGCGTCGGCCGAGGTGCTGGCCGCCGTCAAGGACGTGCTCCCCGAGCTGTGGGGCGGCTCGGCCGACCTGGCCGAGAGCAACAACACCACGATGAAGGGCGCCGACTCGTTCGGCCCCGAGAGCATCTCCACCGGGATGTTCCAGGCACAGCCCTACGGCCGCACGCTGCACTTCGGTGTTCGCGAGCACGCCATGGGCTCGCTGCTCAACGGGATCGCGCTGCACGGCGGCACCCGTCCGTACGGCGGCACCTTCCTGATCTTCTCCGACTACATGCGCCCGGCCGTGCGGCTCGCGGCGCTCATGCGGGTGCCCACCATCTACGTCTGGACCCACGACTCGATCGGTCTCGGCGAGGACGGGCCGACCCACCAACCGGTGGAGCACCTGGCAAGCCTGCGCGGGATCCCGGGGCTGGCGATGGTGCGCCCGGCCGACGCCAACGAGACGGCCGCCGCGTGGAAGGCGGTGCTGGAGCGGCCCGAGGGTCCCGCCGGGCTGGCGCTGACCCGGCAGGGGGTTCCGACCCTGGAGGGCACCGACCACGCGGGGGTCGCGCGGGGCGGCTACGTGTTGACCGAGGCGTCCTCGGGTACACCGGAGCTGGTGCTAATCGCCACCGGTTCCGAGGTGCAGCTGGCCGTGGCGGCCAGGAAGGTTCTGGAGGACGAGGGCGTTGCCACCCGTGTGGTCTCGATGCCGTGCGTCGAGTGGTTCGACGCGCAGGACGAGAACTACCGGGAGCGGGTACTGCCGTCCTCGGTGCGCGCCCGTGTCGCCGTGGAGGCCGGTATCGCACAGCCCTGGTACCGCTTCACGGGGGACAGCGGCGAGATCGTCTCGCTGGAGCACTTCGGTGCCTCTGCCGACTACAAGACGTTGTTCGAGAAGTTCGGCATCACCACCGAGGCCGTGGTCGCCGCCGCCCGGCGAAGCCTGAGCAGCGCGCGGTCGAAGTAA
- the tal gene encoding transaldolase: MSGNSNLQALSDAGVAIWLDDLSRQRINSGNLAELIANKNLVGVTSNPTIFASALSNAADYSDQMGELANRGAGVDEAVRELMTKDIRDAADVFREVHTATGGEDGRISLEVDPRLAHDTEGTVREALELAKAVDRPNLFVKIPATVEGLPAITRTLAEGVSVNVTLIFSVQRYREVMDAFITGLERAKDNGHDISRIFSVASFFVSRVDSEIDKRLKKIDAPEHLYGKAAIANARLAYAAYEEVFAGQRWQALEQAGAHRQRPLWASTGVKEPAYSDTRYVDELVAPNTVNTMPESTLNAVADHGNVLGDTVSGTAGASQQVFDSLSEAGIDLDDVYTVLEREGVEKFEKSWDELLRTVSQQLEQAR; encoded by the coding sequence GTGAGCGGCAACAGCAATCTGCAGGCACTCAGCGACGCCGGCGTGGCCATCTGGCTGGACGACCTGTCCAGGCAGCGGATCAACTCCGGCAACCTGGCCGAGTTGATCGCGAACAAGAACCTGGTCGGGGTGACCAGCAACCCCACCATCTTCGCCAGCGCGCTTTCCAACGCGGCCGACTACAGCGACCAGATGGGCGAGCTCGCCAACCGGGGTGCCGGGGTCGACGAGGCCGTGCGCGAGTTGATGACCAAGGACATCCGCGACGCCGCGGACGTCTTCCGCGAGGTGCACACCGCCACCGGCGGTGAGGACGGGCGCATCTCGCTGGAGGTCGACCCGCGGCTGGCCCACGACACCGAGGGCACGGTCCGGGAGGCGCTGGAGCTCGCCAAGGCGGTGGACCGGCCCAACCTGTTCGTCAAGATCCCCGCCACGGTGGAGGGCCTGCCCGCGATCACGCGCACCCTGGCCGAGGGCGTCAGCGTCAACGTGACGCTGATCTTCTCGGTGCAGCGCTACCGCGAGGTCATGGACGCCTTCATCACCGGTCTGGAGCGGGCGAAGGACAACGGCCACGACATCAGCCGCATCTTCTCGGTCGCCTCGTTCTTCGTCTCCCGCGTGGACTCGGAGATCGACAAGCGGCTGAAGAAGATCGACGCTCCCGAGCACCTGTACGGCAAGGCGGCCATCGCCAACGCGCGGTTGGCCTACGCCGCCTACGAGGAGGTCTTCGCCGGCCAGCGCTGGCAGGCCCTCGAACAGGCGGGGGCGCACCGGCAGCGGCCGCTGTGGGCCTCCACCGGCGTCAAGGAGCCCGCCTACTCCGACACCCGGTACGTGGACGAGCTGGTGGCCCCGAACACGGTCAACACGATGCCCGAGTCCACGCTGAACGCGGTCGCCGACCACGGCAACGTCCTCGGTGACACGGTCAGCGGCACGGCCGGGGCCTCCCAGCAGGTGTTCGACTCGCTGTCCGAGGCGGGCATCGACCTGGACGACGTCTACACCGTGCTGGAGCGGGAAGGCGTGGAGAAGTTCGAGAAGTCCTGGGACGAGCTGCTCCGGACGGTTTCGCAACAGCTCGAACAGGCTCGGTAA
- a CDS encoding group I truncated hemoglobin has product MNTIHEQIGGEPVVRDVVFRFYEKALADSRLAGYFHGANLGRLREHQVRLFTAALGGSREVPGADDAPTPGIHHDEYDLVIGHLADALRESSVPETLLSAILFAIAPLARDVINVPVVATTT; this is encoded by the coding sequence ATGAACACGATTCACGAGCAGATCGGTGGCGAGCCCGTCGTACGCGATGTGGTCTTCCGGTTCTACGAGAAGGCACTGGCTGACTCCCGGCTGGCCGGGTACTTCCACGGTGCCAACCTGGGGCGGCTGCGCGAGCACCAGGTGCGATTGTTCACCGCCGCGCTCGGCGGTTCCCGAGAGGTCCCCGGAGCGGACGATGCCCCGACGCCGGGGATCCACCACGACGAGTACGACCTGGTCATCGGACACCTCGCCGACGCGCTTCGCGAGAGCTCGGTACCGGAAACCCTGCTGAGCGCAATACTGTTCGCCATCGCGCCGCTGGCCAGGGACGTGATCAACGTGCCCGTGGTGGCCACGACCACGTGA
- a CDS encoding DedA family protein: MSLVSDVLDTLSSLPDGLLLTVAGTMAFVESGLGLGMFIPGETGVLIASASVDNRALLGVMLLVVTVMGSGGDHIGYLLGRRYGPAMRSTSIVRRLGVRRWDQATAALDRHGGAAIFLTRLVPIVRTFTPAAAGVSQLRYNRFLVASLSAAALWSLVYVCTGALARASLERVESVLGNASWVVFGVLAVGTVTFLLVRRARARGRPRSVEAECSTEAE, from the coding sequence ATGTCGTTGGTTTCCGACGTGCTGGACACGCTTTCGTCGCTTCCCGACGGGCTGCTCCTCACCGTCGCGGGAACCATGGCCTTCGTGGAGTCCGGCCTGGGACTGGGAATGTTCATACCGGGCGAGACCGGAGTGCTGATCGCGAGCGCCTCCGTGGACAACCGGGCGCTGCTCGGGGTGATGCTGCTGGTGGTGACCGTGATGGGCTCGGGAGGCGACCACATCGGCTACCTGCTGGGCAGACGCTACGGACCCGCGATGCGCTCCACCTCGATCGTGCGGCGTCTGGGGGTGCGGCGCTGGGACCAGGCCACCGCCGCGCTGGACAGGCACGGCGGCGCGGCGATCTTCCTCACCAGACTGGTACCCATCGTCAGGACCTTCACCCCCGCGGCGGCGGGTGTCTCCCAGCTGCGCTACAACCGCTTCCTGGTCGCCTCGTTGTCGGCGGCGGCCCTGTGGTCCCTGGTCTACGTGTGCACGGGCGCGCTGGCCCGGGCCTCGCTGGAACGGGTCGAGTCGGTGCTCGGCAACGCCAGCTGGGTGGTCTTCGGCGTGCTGGCCGTGGGGACGGTGACGTTCCTGCTCGTCCGGCGCGCCCGCGCACGCGGTCGGCCGCGATCCGTCGAAGCGGAGTGCTCCACCGAAGCGGAGTGA